A single region of the Lycium barbarum isolate Lr01 chromosome 2, ASM1917538v2, whole genome shotgun sequence genome encodes:
- the LOC132625942 gene encoding uncharacterized protein LOC132625942 isoform X1, with translation MVSSIYCHVPSEAETNHIPPFYSRKRLKSLDSMPMDLTSQGSIDDENRVDVVSTMELTIGCLQNLGSPLCVEMSCQSNGKSENVSSPCDVGGSSTSDKSTVVYPQAALATGWMYVNEQGQMCGPYIKEQLYEGLSTGFLPEELPVYPILNGTISNAVPLKYFNQFPDHVATGFAYLMVSSMEVAKDSGGNGVELPTTSPYSSSGDKHETHSMNQQVSTTGFVGTVAPSMSSVNEESCWLFEDHDGRKHGPHSLVELYSWYHYGYIVDSVMIHHADNKFSPFALKSLISSWTTATPGAQFLSNPDGHETNALHDFVSEISEEVCSQLHMVIMKAARRTLLDEIVSHAISECISEKKDRKKVTNQKKATNQSVKMSSPGTRMSAGFGGSKALVSPESSAEASILRNQKSPAAEVPLKYSGGAKSVGSFENFCDSYTVVCRKLFDSCMQNIWNAVFYDHVSEFSSAWRKRKRWSPPCLMVESNIQAKSDADCTSKLSIEVLQLEEESVPPGFEKKNVTVDLPSVSSSKDCTVELSTEVLQVEQESFGCDPDFPPGFEEKNMTVDLPSVSSPKDCTVELSTEVLQVEQESFVCDLDFPPGFEEKDVTVDLPSVSSSFNDEKGLSGSSHAMDSEANERMQLIFESVMDELHLSAKMSLEEYFSSLLHEEVMGKVDSLKDGVIIKVAEDPNIFNCGASKNESSDAISVSDNLPCVDIESTSPPVKSSHQNNIDTYVPPASDWFSSAFQKSASLDNTSIDEMTDELQPPECEAVPVQTSKVRLARSDNNILRIIWYATLSNCRQKVHEKALRELKSFLIDDLIRNFLTTWSSARRCSKPEDSRVTRSKADDEKRDKSPVALSKSVDGFPKVPTAAGKYTYYRKKKLVKRKSGSSLQPPPDGDVGFQKRSINKSRKKDLLGEVTESAKGDNATSSDKEIGPKDCCRELVTDASLVFPPSSVINCNTISEDVVASVSKVGRSNASRKKMKATFIAEVSGDNGRVDGDVGLKKRSINKSRKQDLLGEATGSTKGDNAALSGKEIGPKDCRRELLTNASLVVPPSSAIKCNTISEKVASVSETRRSSSSRKKLKAAFVAEVSSGNRKVEEDISFKKRSINKSRKQDLFGEATKSIKGDNATTSGKEIGPKDFRRELFSNASSIVPPSLVINCDTISEKVASVSKAGRSHASRKKLKPTFAAEVSSSSGKVDGDGFKKRSINKSRKKDLSGEATESAKGDNAASSDKEIGPKDCRRELVTNASLVVSPSSVINCNTSSEEVASVSQAGRSKASHNKLKAPFIAEDSSGNRMVAEAVNSELGTQEMQPTACSKKTPKSAAKLPKLKKRKIENNLTASGSSKIQRLSSGAGNQAATEVVILEKNQKGKSRIAKHCPHSVGCARSSINGWEWRKWSMRASPAERARVRGNKIVHIQSVSSDTTGSQMFNVKGISARTNRVKLRNLLAAAEGADLLKATQLKARKKRLRFQQSKIHAWGLVALEPIDAEDFVIEYVGELIRRRVSDIREHYYEKIGIGSSYLFRLDDDYVVDATKRGGIARFINHSCEPNCYTKVISVEGQKKIFIYAKRHIAAGEEITYNYKFPLEEKKIPCNCGSKRCRGSMN, from the exons ATGGTGTCTTCGATCTATTGCCATGTACCGAGTGAAGCAGAGACGAATCATATCCCACCATTCTACTCTCGAAAGAGATTAAAGTCTTTAGATTCGATGCCAATGGATTTAACTTCACAAGGTTCTATTGACGATGAAAATCGCGTTGATGTTGTATCTACAATGGAGTTAACTATTGG TTGCTTGCAAAATCTTGGTTCACCATTGTGTGTGGAGATGAGTTGCCAGTCTAATGGCAAGAGTGAGAATGTTTCATCGCCTTGTGATGTCGGTGGCAGTTCAACGAGTGACAAGAGTACTGTGGTGTACCCTCAAGCCGCACTTGCAACTGGATGGATGTATGTAAATGAACAGGGTCAAATGTGTGGTCCTTACATTAAGGAACAATTATATGAGGGTCTGTCTACTGGTTTCTTGCCAGAAGAACTTCCCGTTTATCCCATCTTAAATGGGACCATTTCGAATGCGGTGCCCTTAAAGTATTTCAATCAATTTCCTGACCATGTTGCCACTGGCTTTGCTTATTTAATGGTTTCGTCCATGGAAGTTGCCAAAGATTCAGGAGGAAATGGAGTGGAGTTGCCAACAACTTCCCCTTATTCTAGCTCGGGGGATAAACATGAAACTCATTCCATGAATCAGCAAGTGTCGACTACTGGCTTTGTCGGAACAGTTGCACCGTCTATGTCTTCG GTTAACGAAGAATCGTGCTGGCTCTTTGAAGATCATGATGGGAGGAAACATGGGCCGCACTCTCTTGTGGAGCTTTATTCATGGTATCATTATGGATACATTGTGGATTCAGTGATG ATTCATCATGCTGATAATAAGTTCAGTCCCTTtgctttgaaatctttaattAGTAGTTGGACTACGGCTACCCCTGGAGCTCAATTCTTGTCTAATCCCGATGGGCATGAGACTAACGCTCTACATGATTTTGTATCCGAGATTTCTGAAGAAGTATGCTCCCAGCTTCATATGGTGATCATGAAAGCAGCCCGCAGGACTCTGCTCGATGAGATTGTTAGCCATGCAATTTCAGAGTGCATCTCCGAAAAAAAAGATCGTAAGAAAGTCACTAATCAAAAGAAAGCCACTAATCAGTCTGTCAAAATGTCATCTCCTGGTACCAGAATG TCTGCAGGTTTTGGTGGCAGTAAGGCCTTAGTTTCTCCTGAGAGCAGTGCAGAAGCTTCTATTCTTCGTAACCAGAAATCTCCTGCTGCTGAAGTCCCTTTGAAGTATTCAGGAGGCGCAAAATCTGTTGGAAGCTTTGAGAACTTCTGTGATTCTTATACAGTTGTTTGCAGGAAATTATTTGACTCTTGCATGCAAAATATCTGGAATGCTGTCTTCTATGATCACGTGTCAGAGTTTTCATCTGCGTGGAGGAAGAGAAAGCGATGGTCACCTCCTTGTCTGATGGTTGAATCAAACATTCAAGCAAAGTCAGATGCTGATTGCACCTCAAAGCTTTCTATTGAAGTT TTGCAATTGGAGGAAGAATCCGTCCCTCCAGGGTTTGAGAAAAAGAATGTGACAGTGGATTTGCCTTCAGTTTCGTCATCAAAAGATTGCACCGTGGAGCTCTCTACTGAAGTT TTGCAGGTGGAGCAAGAATCATTCGGCTGTGATCCTGATTTTCCCCCAGGGTTTGAGGAGAAGAATATGACAGTGGATTTGCCTTCAGTTTCGTCACCAAAAGATTGCACCGTGGAGCTGTCTACTGAAGTT TTGCAAGTGGAGCAAGAATCTTTCGTCTGTGATCTTGATTTCCCCCCAGGGTTTGAGGAGAAGGATGTGACAGTGGATCTGCCTTCAGTTTCGTCATCTTTTAATGATGAAAAGGGGTTGTCTGGATCCAGTCATGCAATGGACTCTGAAGCTAATGAGCGTATGCAGCTTATCTTTGAGAGTGTAATGGATGAACTCCACCTGTCTGCAAAGATGTCCTTGGAAGAGTATTTCAGTAGCCTTTTGCATGAAGAGGTGATGGGAAAAGTTGATTCCCTTAAAGATGGCGTGATAATCAAG GTTGCTGAGGACCCAAATATTTTTAATTGCGGTGCAAGTAAAAATGAGTCTTCTGATGCCATTTCGGTGTCAGACAACTTACCTTGTGTAGATATTGAGAGTACTTCACCGCCTGTAAAATCATCGCACCAGAACAATATTGATACATACGTGCCTCCTGCGTCAGATTGGTTTTCAAGTGCATTTCAGAAGTCAGCCAGTTTAGATAATACATCCATTGATGAAATGACTGATGAGCTGCAACCACCTGAATGCGAAGCTGTTCCTGTGCAAACTTCTAAAGTTCGGCTTGCTAGGTCTGACAATAATATTTTGAGAATAATATGGTATGCTACCCTGTCAAATTGCCGGCAGAAGGTACATGAGAAAGCACTGAGAGAGTTGAAAAGTTTTCTTATTGATGACTTGATTAGAAATTTCTTGACAACTTGGTCTTCTGCAAGGAGATGTAGTAAACCAGAGGATTCTCGG GTTACAAGAAGCAAAGCGGATGATGAGAAACGTGATAAATCTCCTGTTGCATTAAGCAAAAGCGTGGATGGCTTTCCTAAGGTACCTACAGCCGCGGGGAAATATACATATTACCGGAAGAAAAAGTTGGTCAAAAGAAAGTCAGGCTCTTCATTGCAGCCTCCCCCTGATGGAGATGTTGGCTTCCAAAAGCGATCTATTAACAAGTCAAGGAAAAAAGATCTCTTGGGAGAGGTAACAGAGAGCGCTAAAGGTGACAATGCAACTTCAAGTGATAAGGAAATTGGGCCAAAAGATTGTTGCAGAGAGTTGGTCACTGATGCCTCTTTAGTTTTTCCTCCATCATCGGTTATTAATTGTAACACTATCTCGGAAGACGTAGTTGCTTCTGTCTCCAAAG TGGGGAGAAGTAACGCAAGCCGCAAAAAAATGAAGGCCACTTTTATCGCTGAGGTCTCCGGTGATAATGGAAGGGTTGATGGAGACGTTGGCTTAAAAAAGAGATCTATTAACAAGTCAAGGAAACAAGATCTCTTGGGGGAGGCAACGGGGAGCACTAAAGGTGACAATGCAGCTTTAAGTGGTAAGGAAATTGGGCCGAAAGATTGTCGCAGAGAGTTGCTCACTAATGCTTCTTTAGTTGTTCCTCCATCATCGGCTATTAAATGTAACACTATATCAGAGAAAGTTGCATCTGTTTCCGAAA CGAGGAGAAGTAGTTCAAGCCGCAAAAAACTGAAGGCTGCTTTTGTCGCTGAGGTCTCCAGTGGTAACAGAAAGGTTGAAGAAGACATCAGCTTCAAAAAGAGATCTATTAACAAGTCAAGGAAACAAGATCTCTTTGGGGAGGCAACAAAAAGCATTAAAGGTGACAACGCAACTACAAGTGGTAAGGAAATTGGGCCGAAAGATTTTCGCAGAGAGTTGTTCAGTAATGCCTCTTCAATTGTTCCGCCATCATTGGTTATTAATTGTGACACTATCTCAGAGAAAGTTGCATCTGTTTCCAAAG CAGGGAGAAGTCATGCAAGCCGCAAAAAACTGAAGCCCACTTTTGCCGCTGAGGTCTCCAGTAGTAGTGGAAAGGTTGATGGAGACGGCTTCAAAAAGAGATCTATTAACAAGTCAAGGAAAAAAGACCTCTCGGGAGAGGCAACGGAGAGCGCTAAAGGTGACAATGCAGCTTCAAGTGATAAGGAAATTGGTCCAAAAGATTGTCGCAGAGAGTTGGTCACTAATGCCTCTTTAGTTGTTTCTCCATCATCGGTTATTAATTGTAACACTAGCTCGGAGGAAGTTGCATCTGTCTCCCAAG CAGGGAGAAGTAAAGCAAGCCACAATAAACTGAAGGCTCCTTTTATTGCCGAGGACTCCAGTGGTAATAGAATGGTAGCTGAGGCTGTGAACAGCGAATTGGGCACTCAAGAAATGCAACCAACTGCTTGTTCGAAAAAGACTCCCAAAT CAGCGGCCAAATTACCGAAgttgaaaaagagaaaaatagaGAATAATCTGACAGCCTCTGGGTCAAGTAAAATTCAGAGACTATCAAGTGGTGCTGGCAACCAAGCTGCAACAGAGGTGGTTATTCTAGAGAAAAATCAGAAGGGTAAATCCCGGATAGCAAAACATTGTCCACATTCAGTTGGCTGTGCTCGATCTTCAATCAATGGTTGGGAATGGCGTAAGTGGTCGATGAGGGCAAGTCCTGCCGAAAGGGCTCGTGTTAGGGGAAATAAGATCGTTCATATTCAATCTGTTAGTTCAGATACTACTGGTTCTCAAATGTTTAATGTTAAGGGAATTTCTGCAAGAACAAACAGGGTTAAGTTGCGGAACCTCCTTGCTGCTGCCGAGGGTGCTGATCTCTTGAAAGCTACTCAATTGAAG GCGAGGAAGAAGCGCCTACGCTTCCAACAAAGTAAGATACATGCTTGGGGTCTCGTTGCCCTTGAGCCTATCGACGCTGAAGACTTTGTCATTGAATATGTTGGAGAGCTTATACGTCGTCGT GTATCTGACATACGAGAGCACTATTATGAAAAGATTGGAATTGGGAGCAGTTACCTTTTCAGACTGGATGATGATTATGTG
- the LOC132625942 gene encoding uncharacterized protein LOC132625942 isoform X7, which translates to MVSSIYCHVPSEAETNHIPPFYSRKRLKSLDSMPMDLTSQGSIDDENRVDVVSTMELTIGCLQNLGSPLCVEMSCQSNGKSENVSSPCDVGGSSTSDKSTVVYPQAALATGWMYVNEQGQMCGPYIKEQLYEGLSTGFLPEELPVYPILNGTISNAVPLKYFNQFPDHVATGFAYLMVSSMEVAKDSGGNGVELPTTSPYSSSGDKHETHSMNQQVSTTGFVGTVAPSMSSVNEESCWLFEDHDGRKHGPHSLVELYSWYHYGYIVDSVMIHHADNKFSPFALKSLISSWTTATPGAQFLSNPDGHETNALHDFVSEISEEVCSQLHMVIMKAARRTLLDEIVSHAISECISEKKDRKKVTNQKKATNQSVKMSSPGTRMSAGFGGSKALVSPESSAEASILRNQKSPAAEVPLKYSGGAKSVGSFENFCDSYTVVCRKLFDSCMQNIWNAVFYDHVSEFSSAWRKRKRWSPPCLMVESNIQAKSDADCTSKLSIEVLQLEEESVPPGFEKKNVTVDLPSVSSSKDCTVELSTEVLQVEQESFGCDPDFPPGFEEKNMTVDLPSVSSPKDCTVELSTEVLQVEQESFVCDLDFPPGFEEKDVTVDLPSVSSSFNDEKGLSGSSHAMDSEANERMQLIFESVMDELHLSAKMSLEEYFSSLLHEEVMGKVDSLKDGVIIKVAEDPNIFNCGASKNESSDAISVSDNLPCVDIESTSPPVKSSHQNNIDTYVPPASDWFSSAFQKSASLDNTSIDEMTDELQPPECEAVPVQTSKVRLARSDNNILRIIWYATLSNCRQKVHEKALRELKSFLIDDLIRNFLTTWSSARRCSKPEDSRVTRSKADDEKRDKSPVALSKSVDGFPKVPTAAGKYTYYRKKKLVKRKSGSSLQPPPDGDVGFQKRSINKSRKKDLLGEVTESAKGDNATSSDKEIGPKDCCRELVTDASLVFPPSSVINCNTISEDVVASVSKVGRSNASRKKMKATFIAEVSGDNGRVDGDVGLKKRSINKSRKQDLLGEATGSTKGDNAALSGKEIGPKDCRRELLTNASLVVPPSSAIKCNTISEKVASVSETRRSSSSRKKLKAAFVAEVSSGNRKVEEDISFKKRSINKSRKQDLFGEATKSIKGDNATTSGKEIGPKDFRRELFSNASSIVPPSLVINCDTISEKVASVSKAGRSHASRKKLKPTFAAEVSSSSGKVDGDGFKKRSINKSRKKDLSGEATESAKGDNAASSDKEIGPKDCRRELVTNASLVVSPSSVINCNTSSEEVASVSQAGRSKASHNKLKAPFIAEDSSGNRMVAEAVNSELGTQEMQPTACSKKTPKSAAKLPKLKKRKIENNLTASGSSKIQRLSSGAGNQAATEVVILEKNQKGKSRIAKHCPHSVGCARSSINGWEWRKWSMRASPAERARVRGNKIVHIQSVSSDTTGSQMFNVKGISARTNRVKLRNLLAAAEGADLLKATQLKARKKRLRFQQSKIHAWGLVALEPIDAEDFVIEYVGELIRRRVSDIREHYYEKIGIGSSYLFRLDDDYVVQVPKTITVQSLNQCCRRIQSLGDGKPLLLQNLFSHFLLSCLTM; encoded by the exons ATGGTGTCTTCGATCTATTGCCATGTACCGAGTGAAGCAGAGACGAATCATATCCCACCATTCTACTCTCGAAAGAGATTAAAGTCTTTAGATTCGATGCCAATGGATTTAACTTCACAAGGTTCTATTGACGATGAAAATCGCGTTGATGTTGTATCTACAATGGAGTTAACTATTGG TTGCTTGCAAAATCTTGGTTCACCATTGTGTGTGGAGATGAGTTGCCAGTCTAATGGCAAGAGTGAGAATGTTTCATCGCCTTGTGATGTCGGTGGCAGTTCAACGAGTGACAAGAGTACTGTGGTGTACCCTCAAGCCGCACTTGCAACTGGATGGATGTATGTAAATGAACAGGGTCAAATGTGTGGTCCTTACATTAAGGAACAATTATATGAGGGTCTGTCTACTGGTTTCTTGCCAGAAGAACTTCCCGTTTATCCCATCTTAAATGGGACCATTTCGAATGCGGTGCCCTTAAAGTATTTCAATCAATTTCCTGACCATGTTGCCACTGGCTTTGCTTATTTAATGGTTTCGTCCATGGAAGTTGCCAAAGATTCAGGAGGAAATGGAGTGGAGTTGCCAACAACTTCCCCTTATTCTAGCTCGGGGGATAAACATGAAACTCATTCCATGAATCAGCAAGTGTCGACTACTGGCTTTGTCGGAACAGTTGCACCGTCTATGTCTTCG GTTAACGAAGAATCGTGCTGGCTCTTTGAAGATCATGATGGGAGGAAACATGGGCCGCACTCTCTTGTGGAGCTTTATTCATGGTATCATTATGGATACATTGTGGATTCAGTGATG ATTCATCATGCTGATAATAAGTTCAGTCCCTTtgctttgaaatctttaattAGTAGTTGGACTACGGCTACCCCTGGAGCTCAATTCTTGTCTAATCCCGATGGGCATGAGACTAACGCTCTACATGATTTTGTATCCGAGATTTCTGAAGAAGTATGCTCCCAGCTTCATATGGTGATCATGAAAGCAGCCCGCAGGACTCTGCTCGATGAGATTGTTAGCCATGCAATTTCAGAGTGCATCTCCGAAAAAAAAGATCGTAAGAAAGTCACTAATCAAAAGAAAGCCACTAATCAGTCTGTCAAAATGTCATCTCCTGGTACCAGAATG TCTGCAGGTTTTGGTGGCAGTAAGGCCTTAGTTTCTCCTGAGAGCAGTGCAGAAGCTTCTATTCTTCGTAACCAGAAATCTCCTGCTGCTGAAGTCCCTTTGAAGTATTCAGGAGGCGCAAAATCTGTTGGAAGCTTTGAGAACTTCTGTGATTCTTATACAGTTGTTTGCAGGAAATTATTTGACTCTTGCATGCAAAATATCTGGAATGCTGTCTTCTATGATCACGTGTCAGAGTTTTCATCTGCGTGGAGGAAGAGAAAGCGATGGTCACCTCCTTGTCTGATGGTTGAATCAAACATTCAAGCAAAGTCAGATGCTGATTGCACCTCAAAGCTTTCTATTGAAGTT TTGCAATTGGAGGAAGAATCCGTCCCTCCAGGGTTTGAGAAAAAGAATGTGACAGTGGATTTGCCTTCAGTTTCGTCATCAAAAGATTGCACCGTGGAGCTCTCTACTGAAGTT TTGCAGGTGGAGCAAGAATCATTCGGCTGTGATCCTGATTTTCCCCCAGGGTTTGAGGAGAAGAATATGACAGTGGATTTGCCTTCAGTTTCGTCACCAAAAGATTGCACCGTGGAGCTGTCTACTGAAGTT TTGCAAGTGGAGCAAGAATCTTTCGTCTGTGATCTTGATTTCCCCCCAGGGTTTGAGGAGAAGGATGTGACAGTGGATCTGCCTTCAGTTTCGTCATCTTTTAATGATGAAAAGGGGTTGTCTGGATCCAGTCATGCAATGGACTCTGAAGCTAATGAGCGTATGCAGCTTATCTTTGAGAGTGTAATGGATGAACTCCACCTGTCTGCAAAGATGTCCTTGGAAGAGTATTTCAGTAGCCTTTTGCATGAAGAGGTGATGGGAAAAGTTGATTCCCTTAAAGATGGCGTGATAATCAAG GTTGCTGAGGACCCAAATATTTTTAATTGCGGTGCAAGTAAAAATGAGTCTTCTGATGCCATTTCGGTGTCAGACAACTTACCTTGTGTAGATATTGAGAGTACTTCACCGCCTGTAAAATCATCGCACCAGAACAATATTGATACATACGTGCCTCCTGCGTCAGATTGGTTTTCAAGTGCATTTCAGAAGTCAGCCAGTTTAGATAATACATCCATTGATGAAATGACTGATGAGCTGCAACCACCTGAATGCGAAGCTGTTCCTGTGCAAACTTCTAAAGTTCGGCTTGCTAGGTCTGACAATAATATTTTGAGAATAATATGGTATGCTACCCTGTCAAATTGCCGGCAGAAGGTACATGAGAAAGCACTGAGAGAGTTGAAAAGTTTTCTTATTGATGACTTGATTAGAAATTTCTTGACAACTTGGTCTTCTGCAAGGAGATGTAGTAAACCAGAGGATTCTCGG GTTACAAGAAGCAAAGCGGATGATGAGAAACGTGATAAATCTCCTGTTGCATTAAGCAAAAGCGTGGATGGCTTTCCTAAGGTACCTACAGCCGCGGGGAAATATACATATTACCGGAAGAAAAAGTTGGTCAAAAGAAAGTCAGGCTCTTCATTGCAGCCTCCCCCTGATGGAGATGTTGGCTTCCAAAAGCGATCTATTAACAAGTCAAGGAAAAAAGATCTCTTGGGAGAGGTAACAGAGAGCGCTAAAGGTGACAATGCAACTTCAAGTGATAAGGAAATTGGGCCAAAAGATTGTTGCAGAGAGTTGGTCACTGATGCCTCTTTAGTTTTTCCTCCATCATCGGTTATTAATTGTAACACTATCTCGGAAGACGTAGTTGCTTCTGTCTCCAAAG TGGGGAGAAGTAACGCAAGCCGCAAAAAAATGAAGGCCACTTTTATCGCTGAGGTCTCCGGTGATAATGGAAGGGTTGATGGAGACGTTGGCTTAAAAAAGAGATCTATTAACAAGTCAAGGAAACAAGATCTCTTGGGGGAGGCAACGGGGAGCACTAAAGGTGACAATGCAGCTTTAAGTGGTAAGGAAATTGGGCCGAAAGATTGTCGCAGAGAGTTGCTCACTAATGCTTCTTTAGTTGTTCCTCCATCATCGGCTATTAAATGTAACACTATATCAGAGAAAGTTGCATCTGTTTCCGAAA CGAGGAGAAGTAGTTCAAGCCGCAAAAAACTGAAGGCTGCTTTTGTCGCTGAGGTCTCCAGTGGTAACAGAAAGGTTGAAGAAGACATCAGCTTCAAAAAGAGATCTATTAACAAGTCAAGGAAACAAGATCTCTTTGGGGAGGCAACAAAAAGCATTAAAGGTGACAACGCAACTACAAGTGGTAAGGAAATTGGGCCGAAAGATTTTCGCAGAGAGTTGTTCAGTAATGCCTCTTCAATTGTTCCGCCATCATTGGTTATTAATTGTGACACTATCTCAGAGAAAGTTGCATCTGTTTCCAAAG CAGGGAGAAGTCATGCAAGCCGCAAAAAACTGAAGCCCACTTTTGCCGCTGAGGTCTCCAGTAGTAGTGGAAAGGTTGATGGAGACGGCTTCAAAAAGAGATCTATTAACAAGTCAAGGAAAAAAGACCTCTCGGGAGAGGCAACGGAGAGCGCTAAAGGTGACAATGCAGCTTCAAGTGATAAGGAAATTGGTCCAAAAGATTGTCGCAGAGAGTTGGTCACTAATGCCTCTTTAGTTGTTTCTCCATCATCGGTTATTAATTGTAACACTAGCTCGGAGGAAGTTGCATCTGTCTCCCAAG CAGGGAGAAGTAAAGCAAGCCACAATAAACTGAAGGCTCCTTTTATTGCCGAGGACTCCAGTGGTAATAGAATGGTAGCTGAGGCTGTGAACAGCGAATTGGGCACTCAAGAAATGCAACCAACTGCTTGTTCGAAAAAGACTCCCAAAT CAGCGGCCAAATTACCGAAgttgaaaaagagaaaaatagaGAATAATCTGACAGCCTCTGGGTCAAGTAAAATTCAGAGACTATCAAGTGGTGCTGGCAACCAAGCTGCAACAGAGGTGGTTATTCTAGAGAAAAATCAGAAGGGTAAATCCCGGATAGCAAAACATTGTCCACATTCAGTTGGCTGTGCTCGATCTTCAATCAATGGTTGGGAATGGCGTAAGTGGTCGATGAGGGCAAGTCCTGCCGAAAGGGCTCGTGTTAGGGGAAATAAGATCGTTCATATTCAATCTGTTAGTTCAGATACTACTGGTTCTCAAATGTTTAATGTTAAGGGAATTTCTGCAAGAACAAACAGGGTTAAGTTGCGGAACCTCCTTGCTGCTGCCGAGGGTGCTGATCTCTTGAAAGCTACTCAATTGAAG GCGAGGAAGAAGCGCCTACGCTTCCAACAAAGTAAGATACATGCTTGGGGTCTCGTTGCCCTTGAGCCTATCGACGCTGAAGACTTTGTCATTGAATATGTTGGAGAGCTTATACGTCGTCGT GTATCTGACATACGAGAGCACTATTATGAAAAGATTGGAATTGGGAGCAGTTACCTTTTCAGACTGGATGATGATTATGTG GTCCAAGTGCCAAAGACTATCACAGTTCAATCACTTAACCAGTGCTGTAGAAGAATCCAGAGTTTAGGGGATGGGAAACCTCTTCTCCTGCAAAATCTGTTTTCACATTTCCTTTTGTCTTGTTTAACTATGTGA